Genomic DNA from Deltaproteobacteria bacterium:
CGAAAACCAAATCCTGGACGGACAACTCCAGTCCACGCGGAAAGCGGCTGGTGAGTCCGCTCAATTTGAAAAGGATGTCCTGATGATCCATGACGGACGTGGATACACGCAAGGCCGGTCAGGGTCCATAACGGGCCAAAACATCTCGCGGGAGCACGGCTTGCCAGAAAAGCACGGCCCTGTCATAGCCAAGTCATGAGTACCCGTATTCCCCATGACGGCTCGTACAAAAGCCTCTTCAGCCATCCGGAAATGGTCGAAAGCCTGATCCGGGACTTCGTGCCCGAGGACTGGGTCCGCGGGCTGGATTTTTCCACTCTGGAACGCCAGAACGGCAGCTACGTCAGCGACGATCTCCGCGAACGCCACGATGACATCGTCTGGCGCGTCCGTTTTCGCGGCGACTGGATCTACGTCTATCTGCTGATCGAATTCCAAAGCGCCGTGGACCCTTGGATGGCCCTGCGCATCATGACCTATGCCGGCCTCCTGTACCAGGACCTCATCCGCAGCGGGCTTATCGCCAATGGCGACGCCCTGCCGCCGCTCTTTCCCCTGGTCCTCTACAACGGCCCCGACACCTGGACCGCCCGACTGGACATGGCCGAACTGATCGCGCCCATATCCCCGTCCC
This window encodes:
- a CDS encoding transposase, with translation MSTRIPHDGSYKSLFSHPEMVESLIRDFVPEDWVRGLDFSTLERQNGSYVSDDLRERHDDIVWRVRFRGDWIYVYLLIEFQSAVDPWMALRIMTYAGLLYQDLIRSGLIANGDALPPLFPLVLYNGPDTWTARLDMAELIAPISPS